The segment TCACGCACAAGAAGCATCTCGCGCGCAACATTCAGTGCGGTCAGTGTCACGGCCAGGTTGCCGAGCTCGAGCTTGCGACGCGAGCGCAGCTTCCGCGCATGGCTGGATGCTTCACGTGCCACAACATGAGCGGCGCGGCGCAGGGTCAAGCGAAGGGCGAGTGCGTCACGTGTCACACGGCGCGTAGCGATGGCCGCATGCTCACGACGTTCGCCACCGGCAAACTCGTGCCGCCGCAGTGGATGCACAACGCCGCGCACACGGCGGACTTCATCGAACGGCACAAGGCTGTCGCGGCGAACGACAGTGCGTTTTGCGGCAGTTGCCACACGGAGAACGAGTGCACGGATTGTCACGATGGACGCGTGCGTCCGCGCAAGGTGCACCCCAACGACTGGCTTTCGATGCACGCGCAGGGAGCTCGTCAGGACAATCCCCGATGCGTCAGTTGTCATCAGCTCCAGACGTTTTGTGGTGATTGCCATCGACGTGTCGGCGTCGCTCGTGACACCGCCGCGGGCAATCGCTTGGCTGGCCGGCGGTTTCATCCGCCGCCGAACGAATTCACCACGGGTCCGCGCGGACCGAACCATCACGCGTGGGAGGCGATGCGCAATTTGAACGCGTGCGTCTCGTGTCACACCGAGCGCGACTGTGCGACGTGTCACGCAACGAAGGGACTTTCGGGTGGCCATGGAGTCAACCCGCATCCCCTTGGATTCCGCGACAGGTGCCGCACGGCGTTCGCGAGAAACCCGCGTCCTTGCCTGGTCTGCCACCAGTCGAACGACGCGTCTGTCGGGGCGTGCCAATGAAAGCCAGCCGCCTGCGTCTTCCGTCCGCCCCGCGGAGGAATCCCACATATTCCTTGCACAGTCCTTCTTGCGACGGGTATAGCCAAAGTCGACCGGGTGCCCCCTCGCTTCTGGAGGCCCTATGCGTCAAGGAGAACGGGCGTGAAGGAACTGACCCAGTACCTGCTCGACAACCTCATCCTCGACTTCAACGGCGACGTCACGCTCGAGGCTGTACGCAAGTGCCTATTGGAGGACGACGGCCGAGATGCTCGCAAGCTTCTGGCCAAATTGAACGACGAGAAGGGACTGAACGACATGCTCGTCACCCTTGCCGACTGCCTCCGGGATCACATCCAATCGGGCATCTCGGAGCAAGTCGTCGGCGAGCAGCTCGACATGTACTCCGAAAGCTGAGCGCCGCGTGGGCGCAATCGGTGCCTAGCCGAGCGGGTTTGTCGGTGTTCGGACAGACCGCACTTTTCGCCCTCTTCACCGCTCTATTTCTGACCGGCTGCGACGTCGGCTCTCCCGAGTATCAACCGCTCGATACCCCTCCCCTCCACCTCGTCGACGTGTCTCTTCATGGCGTCGACGCTGCTGGTAATACGACGACCGTCACGCTCACGGAAGCAAACCCCGTTGCGAGCACGAGCGATCGCATCCAAACGACGTCGAGCCTGCGTCTTCGTTTCGACCGCTTCTTGCTGCCCGAAGACGCGATACGTCAGTCGATCTGCCTCAGGCCAAGTCCTGATCCGGTCTCGACGCTTCAGGACTGCGCGCAAGGGGTTTTCCTCGAGCCATCCTACGATCCGGTACGCCGCATCGTGACGTACCGATTGCCTGCGATGGCTGCGCTCGTGGCCGATGCGAAGTACTGGCTCACGGTCCTTTCGCCGACCGATACGTCGCCCTTCGGGTTTCGCGCCTTCGATGGGGCGCGACTCGAAGCGAACGTCGTCCTGCAATTCACGACGGCAGTGACAAACCCTCCAGGCGGACCCGTCGATCCATCACTCGACGATGCTGCAAAACGTACGGTGTCGGAGGAATTGTTCTGCGTCGCCAGCGCATGTGTGACTGCATGCGGCATGGACGATCTCTGCAAGGGCAAGTGCGCGGTCAGCGATAGCTTGCCGGCCGGTTGTGGTGGTTGTCATAGCCCGATCGAGAACGGCACAGCCGCCATGGGCCTCGATCTCAGCGCTGGCAATCGCATCGGCGCGATCATCGGCCGCGTCGCAAACCAGACGCAGATGGGCGCTCATGCTGACGAACCGGACACGAAACCACGTCGGTTCGGACGCGCCATGCCCCACGTCGATCCGGGCAACCCCGGCAACAGCTACCTTCTCTACAAGATGCTCGTCGGCCCCATCTATGCGCGTTCGTCGGCTGCCGCCGATCTCGCGCCTGGAGAAATCGACCGGCTTCGCGCGTCCGTCGTCGTCGGTTTGCCCATGCCGCCGTACGACTTCTACGCCATCCCCGAATCCGGCGTAGACGCGCTCAGCACGTGGATCTCCACGGGCGCGCACACGCCCGCCTGCCCCTGAAGAAGCTGTCGTCGTCGCGCGTGATACGCTTGTGCGATGCACTTGTTTCGCAGCCTTTCTGCTTCCTTCGCCCAACATTTGGTGGTCGTCGCATCCGTCTGCATCACGGGATGCGGTGAAGATGTCGCAACGGTGCCGTCGGGTCCGGAGAACGTCGAGGTCCTCACGCCAGGCGCGCCACCCTTGCCCGGACAAACCGAGTGTCGCGTCGTCAAGACGACGAACATTGCGCTCGAAGTTGCCGCGCACGTGACCACATGCACACCCGTCACGTACGCGACGAATCCTCCGAGCGGTGGGAACCATTGGCCAACGTGGGCTGCGTTCAAGAAGTACACGCAGCGAGTGCCTCGCGAGATGTACGTTCACGCGATGGAGCACGGGGCCGTGGTGTTGTCGTACCGATGCGACGATGGCTGTCCGGACGTCGTCGCTGCGCTCGAAACGGTCTTCGACGAAGCGCAGGGAGACCCACTTTGCGTGATGCAAGGTAACGGACCCAAAACCCGCCTCGTGCTCACGCCCGATCCTGATCTCGACACACCCATCGCAGCGTCAGCTTGGGGTGCGACGTACACGGCGACGTGCATCGACACGGAGTCACTCGGCACGTTCATTTCCGCGAACTACGACAAAGGGCCCGAGAAGTTGTGTTACCCCGGTGAAGACATCGAGACGACGGGGGGACCCAAGTGTGACTGAACTCGAGGGCAACACGTCACCTCCGTTGACAGTCACTCCTGTCGTGCTCATCTCCTTCATCGATGAATAGCGGCTCTTCGCCACCCCAGTTGGCAGCTTCCGCTTTCGAACGCCTCGTCCGCGCTGGCGTCGGCGGTGCTGCCGAGGTTTGGAAAGCCAGAACGCCCGAAGGCGTGCTCGTCGCACTGAAAATCGCTCGCGACGACGACGCGCGTGAGGCTCTCGCGCGCGAAGCCTCGCACGCGCTCCTCGCACTCTCCCCTCGCCTCCCTGCACTCGTCGATGTCGGATTCATCGACGCAAGCGACGACGATCAAGCATCACCAGGAGTTCCGATTCCATTCGTTGCGCTCCGCTGGGTGGAAGGACGAAGCCTCCGCGATTGGATGCGCGAACGCGTTCGAGATCGCGCGTCAGCCGCTCTGCAGATCACGCACGACGTCGCAGAGGCCATCGCTGACTTGCACGCGATAGGGCTCGCTCACGGAGATCTGAAACCCGAGAACATCGTCGTCGATGAGCACGATCGAGCGCACGTCATCGACCTCGGTCTTTCAGCACGTGCTTACGAAACGACCGTCGAAGGTGCCACGCCGCGCTACCTCGCATCCGGTGATGCCGACCTGGGAGACGGCCGCGCGCGTGATCTCGTTGCACTCGGCATCGTGATCGCCGAGCTCGTCGACGACGGCGTCTCCTGTGCAAACGTCCCGATCGATGCAGCTCGAAACGCTCGATTACCGCCACCGTTCGACTCGATTTGTACGGCACTCCTGACGAAAAACCCCGGCGCACGACCCACCGCGCTGTGGGTTGCCGAAACTGCTCGTTCATCGATTGGTGCTCAAACGATCGATACGAGCTCCGAACGCGCCGATCGTGATGCGAGACGAGTTCGCGCGACATATCTGTCGATTCGATCGAACGAGCTCGCGTCCCACGCCATCGCAGGAAAGACGACAGTGCACTGGCTCGATGAAGCGATTGGGTGCTTGCGACGCGCACGTGCACTTCGAGCGAACGACGTTGCAAGCAGTGAGCGTGCACCTTCGCCAATCGAGCTCGGTCCGCTCGATCCCGACGGCATCACGAGATGGCTCACGGCACTCGTCGGCAGCGCTGCGATCGCATGGCCTGTCGCGTCGCTCTCATCCGTAGATGAAGCGATGCTTGGTTCGGCGCTCGAACGACTCGCGCGGCACGTTCCACCGGAAGCGTGGACGTTTGCCGATGTCGAGGCTGCCGTGCTCGGTAAGCCCGAGGCGCCTCGTCTGGCGACTCGATCTCGCGATTCGCAACTCGACAAAGAAGACGTCGCTCGACTCGCGCTCGCCATTTCGTTTGTCCCGCCCAATCAGCTCGCGATTCAGCGCGTCGAGCAGCAGCGAGATGCTCCGCCCGCGTTGGTCATCGCCGCCGCAGATGCGTTGCGACGCTTGGGACAATTTGGACGAGCACGACATCTCGTCCTACGCGCGCGTGACCTGGGCGCGAGCGGTGCCGATGCGCTTGCTGCCGAGATCCTTCGCCGCGCGGGCGACATCGATGGGGCGCGAGAGATTGCGCGTGCAGCGATTCAGAAGGACGACGCGGATCACGCCTCGCGCGCAGTGCTCGCACGCATCGCATACGACCAGCGCCGGTTGGAAGAAGCCGAATCGCTCGTTACATGTGCTTCATGCAGTCCTGCGGAAGAAGTCGCTGCCCTCATTGCATCCGAGCGCGGGCAGAAGGAACGAGCGATGACTGCGATCCGGAGAGGCGAAGCGATCGCACGCTCCGACGAACAACGCGCACGCTTGTCTGCAATACGAGGATACGTCGAACACGGCGTCGATCCGGCGGCCGCTCAGCGCGCATTTGCAACGGCGGTCGATCATGCCGCGCGTGCAGGCGCGGTCATCGAGGAGGCCACGTACCGCACGGGGGAAGCTGCCGCAGCCGTCGACGTTGGGGATCTCGGCGCAGCACTTTCAACATCGCGACGTGCTGCACTGCTCTGGGAGCACCTCGGCCGTCCGGCCCATGCAGCACGCGCGCTGCTTGCGATGGCAGCGGCCTACGAGACGGCTGGCGCTCGACACGACGCCGTGCGAGTCGCCCGCGAAGCCATCGTTCGCGCGCGCGAAGGCCGAGACACACGGGCCGAAGCGTATGCGCTTTGGGCGATCGCTGATGCATCACTCGCAGGATCCGACGAAGGCCGTCGCGCAGCCGAACGTGCACGCGAGCTGCTTCGCGATGCTGGCAGCGACGACACGCTTCGGGCAGATGCGCGTTTGGTCGAGCACGCACCCCGAAGTTTGGCGCGAGAAACCTACGAAGTACGCGACGCCATGGCCGAATCCGCCGCCGTCCAACCAGGCGCACGCCTCGATTGGATCCGTGCGCGCGCTGAAAGTCTTTTGTCAGGCGATGAAGCTCCGAACGCTCGCGTGGCCGAACGGCTGCTCGCAGCTCTCGTAGGTTTGTCCGATGCACGTGCACCGATCGCTGCGCGCGGCCCAGCACTCGCTGCCGGCTACTCACTTGCCGCGCGCCTTGGTCGTGGTGACATCGCGTTGCGACTGCTTGCATCACTCGGCGATGCAGCTCGTGATCTGCTTGCGCGAGCCCCTGCCGAACTTGCGCCCACGATCCGATCGCTTGCATGGGTTTCCCAAGCAGCGCTCGTGCCGCAAGAAGGCCTGCATCATGAACAAGCGCGTGAGCTCGAACGGCTCATCGTGGCGCTCAGCGAACGTGAACGCCTGCGCCCGCTGCTCGATCGCGTCGTGGATGCCCTCGTGCTGTGGACTGGCGTCGAACGCGGGCTGCTCTTGCTTTGTGCACCGCAAGGACGTCTCGTTCCGCGAGCTGCACGAAACCTCGCGCGTGCGGATCTGCGGGGTGAGCAAATCGCTTTGTCTCACACCTTGGCTCAACGCGCGCTCGCCGCCCTCGAGCCAGTCGTCGCAGTCGATGCCGCAGGCGAGCTGCCTTCGGTGCATCAGAGCGTGCACGCGCTCAAGCTTCGAAGCGTGCTGGCCGTACCACTCGTCGCGCGTGGCGAAGCGCTCGGCGTCGTGTACCTCGATGATCGCGTCCGCAAAGGTGCATTCGGTCCGCGCGAGCTTGCATGGACGCGCGCGGTAGCCTCCATCGCGGCGCTGGCCATTGCGGACGCACGAGCTCAGGTGCTTTTGACACGAGCCGCACGACAAGCGAAACGCGCCACGGCAAAGCTCGAAGAAACGCTCGCTCGACGCGAAGCCGCGCTCGATGTGGCCGAACGTGAGCTCGGACGAACCCGTTCGTCTCGCGAAACTC is part of the Polyangiaceae bacterium genome and harbors:
- a CDS encoding cytochrome c3 family protein → MSTARSGRPRTPRTDARSLPGWWVVLACVSALLLGLVGPDASAEEATPEAAETSEAPAETPKPPAPPPGGYQSGRYPMPNDAEVPLAFMPPGSAATPMPSEEIFPPQTITIRFNHKKHVKDLKQDCTKCHDAASSDKVSDRLMPQPTKTCDTCHDIDHSDLKAMKPGTEEDGQCVYCHLGDKAGADGTVAQMVLPNANLVFTHKKHLARNIQCGQCHGQVAELELATRAQLPRMAGCFTCHNMSGAAQGQAKGECVTCHTARSDGRMLTTFATGKLVPPQWMHNAAHTADFIERHKAVAANDSAFCGSCHTENECTDCHDGRVRPRKVHPNDWLSMHAQGARQDNPRCVSCHQLQTFCGDCHRRVGVARDTAAGNRLAGRRFHPPPNEFTTGPRGPNHHAWEAMRNLNACVSCHTERDCATCHATKGLSGGHGVNPHPLGFRDRCRTAFARNPRPCLVCHQSNDASVGACQ
- a CDS encoding DUF3105 domain-containing protein; amino-acid sequence: MHLFRSLSASFAQHLVVVASVCITGCGEDVATVPSGPENVEVLTPGAPPLPGQTECRVVKTTNIALEVAAHVTTCTPVTYATNPPSGGNHWPTWAAFKKYTQRVPREMYVHAMEHGAVVLSYRCDDGCPDVVAALETVFDEAQGDPLCVMQGNGPKTRLVLTPDPDLDTPIAASAWGATYTATCIDTESLGTFISANYDKGPEKLCYPGEDIETTGGPKCD
- a CDS encoding sigma 54-interacting transcriptional regulator, which produces MNSGSSPPQLAASAFERLVRAGVGGAAEVWKARTPEGVLVALKIARDDDAREALAREASHALLALSPRLPALVDVGFIDASDDDQASPGVPIPFVALRWVEGRSLRDWMRERVRDRASAALQITHDVAEAIADLHAIGLAHGDLKPENIVVDEHDRAHVIDLGLSARAYETTVEGATPRYLASGDADLGDGRARDLVALGIVIAELVDDGVSCANVPIDAARNARLPPPFDSICTALLTKNPGARPTALWVAETARSSIGAQTIDTSSERADRDARRVRATYLSIRSNELASHAIAGKTTVHWLDEAIGCLRRARALRANDVASSERAPSPIELGPLDPDGITRWLTALVGSAAIAWPVASLSSVDEAMLGSALERLARHVPPEAWTFADVEAAVLGKPEAPRLATRSRDSQLDKEDVARLALAISFVPPNQLAIQRVEQQRDAPPALVIAAADALRRLGQFGRARHLVLRARDLGASGADALAAEILRRAGDIDGAREIARAAIQKDDADHASRAVLARIAYDQRRLEEAESLVTCASCSPAEEVAALIASERGQKERAMTAIRRGEAIARSDEQRARLSAIRGYVEHGVDPAAAQRAFATAVDHAARAGAVIEEATYRTGEAAAAVDVGDLGAALSTSRRAALLWEHLGRPAHAARALLAMAAAYETAGARHDAVRVAREAIVRAREGRDTRAEAYALWAIADASLAGSDEGRRAAERARELLRDAGSDDTLRADARLVEHAPRSLARETYEVRDAMAESAAVQPGARLDWIRARAESLLSGDEAPNARVAERLLAALVGLSDARAPIAARGPALAAGYSLAARLGRGDIALRLLASLGDAARDLLARAPAELAPTIRSLAWVSQAALVPQEGLHHEQARELERLIVALSERERLRPLLDRVVDALVLWTGVERGLLLLCAPQGRLVPRAARNLARADLRGEQIALSHTLAQRALAALEPVVAVDAAGELPSVHQSVHALKLRSVLAVPLVARGEALGVVYLDDRVRKGAFGPRELAWTRAVASIAALAIADARAQVLLTRAARQAKRATAKLEETLARREAALDVAERELGRTRSSRETRFKYEAIVGESECMREMLRLVDRVTMANVPVLVQGESGSGKELIARAIHFNGPRSNKPFVSENCSAIPETLLESALFGHVRGAFTGADKPRLGLFDAADRGTLFLDEVGEMSLPMQAKLLRVLEDGLVRPLGTERTRKVDVRIIAATHRDIEAMVRARTFREDLFYRLNIIVVRVPPLRDRASDVPLIVKHLLAKYDRPNVRVTRAAMDRLMSYAWPGNVRQIENEIRRALVLCDDMIDREHLSPEIANVTPAVPVDLGLNVRPRVDALEVQLVREALERTRGNQTQAAKLLGLSRFGLQKMMKRLNVVA